A single region of the Malus sylvestris chromosome 8, drMalSylv7.2, whole genome shotgun sequence genome encodes:
- the LOC126631746 gene encoding endoribonuclease Dicer homolog 3a-like isoform X1 has product MEVEESNSSPLNHAADDDQSPQSSKKFSPRRYQSEVYEVARRKNTIAVLETGSGKTMIAVMLIRDYEGCQTINSSSGAKKLIIFLAPTVHLVHQQFKVIKESTNCSVGEYYGALGVDSWTMERWEKEINEHDVLVMTPQILLDALRKAFLSLEVVCLMIVDECHRANGNHPYTKIMKEFYHKSSKKPRIFGLTASPVIKKGVSSTKDCEGQLSELESTLDSQIYTIKDITEMEVCVPFAKETCRFYGQAWFPCSDLKEKMKASWSKVDASLSKLQESVESNVNDMEDTIKTLRKRMSKDYTKILYCLDDLGLICTYEAVKICLENAPKCNEVIELYREGSLQCRCFLEEVFGIIKESFLHGSENFLDFGFDYLKAVDVGYISPKLNELVQIFHSFGRSREVRCLIFVDKIITAKVIERFIKKVTSLSHFTVSYLTGSTTSVDALAPKIQKETLELFCSGAVNLLFATDVVEEGIHVLSCSCVVRFDLPKTVRSYVQSRGRARQDNSQFITMLERGNKKQRDQLYEIVKSECLLTDTAVKRDPEACILKECTLEETNIYTVDSTRALVTADSSVSLIHKYCETLPRDKYFTPNPTFHFSYLGGSYECKITLPPNAAFQTLVGPACKKSSLAKQLVCLEACKQLHQMGALNDHLLPVIDVPDVKRKEEASGAGTTKRKELHGTTGIRMLSGTWGEKLDGAIFQAYKFDFSCNIASELYSGFVFLIESKLADDVGNIKLDLYLLSKTVKASVSSCGEVHLDGEQMEKAKCFQEFFFNGLFGKLYGTKSARKQRELLLEKETRKLWTPSCLYLLLPVETLNDSKDESWRINWAGINSCVSVVEFLKRNSSLGSHQCNVDTGSSVPSRTVSSETECSSAGIVHFANCSVDVKNLEDTVVVAIHTGRIYSVYEVMSNTSAESPFDGKKDNVPSQYTSFSEYFNKKYGIVLLYPGQPLLRLKQSHNPHNLLVNFNGEGGNGKTLQSGVVIGKQRMYAHMPPELLVTIGVPRDVLKSCYLLPSLIHRLESLMLASQLREDINYHCSSFGISSSLILEALTTLRCNDDFSMERLELLGDSILKYTVSCHLFLKYPKKHEGQLTNYRMLTICNSNLHRLGMNRKLQGYIRDGAFDPCRWVAPGQISLRPVPCNCGVETLEVPLDSKFQTEDPKVVVGKSCDKGHRWMCSKTISDCVEALIGAYYVAGGLPAALHVMKWLDIDVELEPSLVADAITTASLHLYTPKANEIAVLESKLHYEFSTKGLLLEAMTHASDQESGGGYCYERLEFLGDSVLDLLITRHLYHSHTDIDPGELTDLRSASVNNESFAQVAVRHDLQQHLQHASMLLLSQITEYVKSLSEPDNGTTLQGTKGPKALGDMVESIAGAILIDTKLNLDEVWRIFEPLLSPIVTPDKLELPPLRELIELCDLFGYYKKEKCTNKGETVNAELTVQLKDVLLTGEGCDRTKKGAKGEAARRLLKKLEERGISFSKKRKLDANQVGDSSSLDINHKVSDQATVKDSSALMVYKRRKTTEMPLAAPPAGVSPSVIARKTSSPNNAAPVIKAINMKKGGPRSALFALCMKQQWPKPGFKITETQSRTPFTFGESSTKYFNSFVAQVTLHIPNSGVIECTGDARPDKGSSEDSAAVVLFQELQRQGRVVIAG; this is encoded by the exons ATGGAAGTAGAGGAATCCAATTCCAGCCCCCTCAATCATGCCGCCGATGATGATCAGTCACCGCAGTCGTCCAAGAAATTCAGTCCCAGACG GTATCAGTCGGAGGTGTATGAGGTTGCGCGGCGGAAAAACACGATAGCGGTGCTGGAAACCGGTTCCGGGAAGACGATGATAGCTGTGATGCTCATCAGAGACTACGAAGGCTGCCAAACTATAAATTCAAGTAGTGGTGCCAAAAAATTGATTATTTTCTTGGCTCCAACTGTTCATCTTGTTCACCAA CAATTTAAGGTTATTAAAGAAAGCACAAATTGTAGTGTGGGAGAGTATTATGGAGCCTTGGGGGTGGACTCGTGGACCATGGAGCGCtgggaaaaggaaataaatgagCACGAT GTGCTAGTTATGACCCCCCAAATTCTTTTGGATGCCTTAAGAAAGGCATTCTTGAGTTTGGAAGTGGTATGCTTGATGATTGTTGATGAGTGCCATCGGGCTAATGGGAACCATCCATATACAAAGATAATGAAG GAATTTTATCACAAGTCTAGTAAAAAGCCAAGGATTTTTGGCTTGACGGCATCACCTGTTATAAAAAAAG GTGTCTCATCCACAAAGGATTGTGAGGGCCAGTTATCAGAACTTGAAAGCACTTTAGATTCCCAG ATTTATACTATTAAGGACATAACAGAGATGGAAGTATGTGTCCCCTTTGCAAAAGAAACATGTAGATTTTATGGCCAAGCATGGTTTCCGTGTTCAGATttgaaagaaaagatgaaagcCTCTTGGTCCAAG GTTGATGCTTCATTGTCAAAGTTGCAAGAATCAGTAGAAAGTAATGTGAATGACATGGAGGATACAATTAAGACCTTGCGGAAACGAATGTCTAAAGACTACACAAAGATCTTGTATTGCCTTGATGACCTTGGTCTCATATGTACTTACGAG GCTGTTAAGATCTGTTTAGAGAATGCTCCGAAGTGCAATGAGGTGATTGAACTTTATAGAGAAGGCTCTTTGCAGTGCAGATGTTTTCTTGAGGAAGTGTTTGGTATAATTAAGGAATCATTTCTGCATG GTTCTGAAAATTTTTTGGATTTCGGGTTTGACTATTTGAAGGCAGTAGATGTGGGCTACATATCTCCAAAATTAAATGAACTTGTTCaaatttttcattcttttgg AAGATCTAGGGAAGTACGGTGCCTCATATTTGTTGATAAAATCATCACAGCTAAAGTGATTGAGAGATTCATTAAGAAGGTTACCTCCCTGTCTCATTTTACGGTTTCCTATTTGACTGGAAGCACTACATCAGTTGACGCTCTGGCGCCGAAAATACAAAAGGAGACATTGGAGTTATTCTGCTCTGGGGCG GTCAATTTATTATTTGCTACCGATGTAGTTGAGGAGGGAATTCATGTTCTGAGCTGCTCCTGTGTGGTACGTTTCGACTTGCCAAAGACAGTGCGTAGTTATGTCCAGTCAAGGGGACGAGCTCGGCAAGATAACTCTCAATTCATCACAATGCTGGAGAG gggaaacaaaaaacaaagggaTCAACTATATGAGATTGTCAAGAGTGAGTGTTTGCTGACAGATACAGCTGTCAAAAGAGATCCTGAAGCATGCATTTTGAAAGAATGTACTTTGgaggaaacaaatatatatactgTGGATTCCACCAGAGCATTAGTCACGGCAGATTCCAGTGTCAGTCTTATACATAAATATTGTGAAACGCTGCCTAGGGATAA GTACTTCACTCCAAACCCAACTTTTCATTTCTCATATCTTGGAGGGTCTTATGAGTGTAAGATTACATTGCCTCCAAATGCGGCTTTCCAAACTTTAGTTGGCCCTGCATGCAAAAAATCTTCTTTAGCAAAGCAGCTTGTCTGCTTGGAAGCATGTAAGCAGCTACATCAAATGGGTGCCCTGAATGACCATCTTCTCCCAGTCATTGATGTGCCCGATGtgaaaagaaaagaggaagCTTCTGGTGCAG GAACTACTAAAAGGAAGGAACTACATGGTACAACTGGCATTCGTATGCTATCTGGAACTTGGGGGGAGAAACTTGATGGTGCTATTTTTCAGGCATATAAGTTTGACTTCTCCTGTAATATTGCCAGTGAATTGTATTCTggatttgtttttctcattgAATCGAAGCTTGCTGATGATGTGGGGAATATCAAATTGGATCTTTACCTGCTTTCGAAGACAGTTAAGGCTTCTGTTTCTTCCTGTGGGGAGGTTCATTTGGACGGGGAACAG ATGGAAAAAGCAAAGTGCTTCCAGGAATTTTTCTTTAATGGATTGTTTGGGAAATTGTATGGAACCAAATCGGCTAGAAAACAGAGAGAACTTTTACTGgagaaagaaacaagaaaactGTGGACTCCATCATGCTTATATTTGCTTCTTCCGGTTGAGACATTGAATGATTCAAAAGATGAATCCTGGAGAATAAATTGGGCAGGGATCAACTCTTGTGTTTCTGTGGTAGAGTTCTTAAAGAGAAACTCGTCTTTGGGTAGTCACCAGTGTAACGTTGACACAGGGAGTTCAGTTCCAAGTAGAACTGTCTCATCTGAGACTGAGTGCAGCAGTGCGGGGATAGTTCACTTTGCTAATTGCTCTGTTGATGTAAAAAATCTCGAAGATACGGTGGTGGTGGCTATCCATACTGGAAGAATCTACTCAGTTTATGAGGTTATGAGTAACACTTCGGCTGAGAGTCCTTTTGATGGAAAGAAAGACAATGTACCATCACAATATACTTCATTTTCTGAGTACTTCAACAAAAA ATATGGGATTGTGCTCCTATATCCTGGTCAGCCTCTGTTGCGACTGAAACAAAGTCATAATCCGCACAACCTTCTTGTGAACTtcaatggtgaag GTGGTAATGGTAAGACGTTGCAATCTGGCGTTGTTATTGGAAAGCAGCGCATGTATGCTCACATGCCACCTGAGCTTCTAGTCACTATTGGTGTCCCAAGAGACGTTCTAAAGTCATGTTATTTACTACCATCGTTGATTCATCGCTTGGAGTCCCTGATGCTAGCCAGTCAACTTAGAGAAGATATTAATTATCATTGTAGCAGCTTTGGGATATCAAGCTCATTG ATTCTAGAAGCACTTACAACACTAAGATGTAATGATGATTTTTCTATGGAGCGCCTGGAATTGCTTGGTGattcaattttaaaatatacCGTGAGCTGCCACCTCTTTCTCAAATATCCCAAAAAGCATGAAGGACAGTTAACTAACTATCGCATGCTGACTATTTGTAACTCAAACCTACATAGATTGGGAATGAATCGCAAGTTACAG GGATATATCCGTGATGGTGCATTTGACCCATGTCGTTGGGTTGCTCCAGGGCAGATTTCTCTACGACCTGTTCCTTGTAATTGTGGAGTGGAGACTTTAGAAGTACCATTAGATAGCAAATTCCAAACAGAAGACCCGAAAGTTGTGGTTGGAAAGAGCTGTGATAAGGGCCATAGATGGATGTGTTCAAAAACAATCTCTGATTGTGTTGAAGCCCTTATAGGAGCATACTATGTTGCTGGTGGATTGCCTGCTGCCTTGCATGTGATGAAGTGGCTCGATATTGATGTAGAACTTGAACCTTCCTTGGTTGCTGATGCAATTACTACGGCATCTCTTCATTTGTACACCCCGAAAGCTAATGAGATTGCAGTCTTGGAGTCAAAGCTTCACTATGAATTTTCTACCAAGGGTCTGTTACTGGAGGCCATGACACATGCATCTGACCAAGAATCAGGAGGTGGCTACTGTTATGAG CGACTTGAATTTCTAGGCGACTCTGTGTTGGACCTGCTTATCACAAGGCATCTCTATCATAGCCACACAGATATTGATCCAGGCGAGTTAACTGACTTGCGCTCAGCTTCTGTTAATAATGAAAGTTTTGCGCAAGTTGCTGTTAGACATGACCTCCAGCAGCATCTGCAACATGCATCGATGTTACTTCTAAGTCAGATAACAGAATATGTGAAGTCTCTTTCAGAACCTGACAATGGTACCACACTTCAAGGCACCAAAGGTCCTAAG GCTCTCGGAGACATGGTGGAAAGTATTGCAGGGGCTATTCTAATTGATACCAAACTTAATCTTGATGAAGTGTGGAGAATTTTTGAGCCACTATTATCTCCAATTGTGACTCCTGACAAACTTGAGCTACCTCCACTACGGGAGCTGATTGAATTATGCGACTTGTTCGGGTACTATAAAAAAGAGAAGTGTACCAATAAGGGTGAAACAGTTAATGCGGAGCTTACTGTACAACTGAAAGATGTTCTGTTGACTGGAGAGGGGTGCGATCGGACTAAAAAAGGTGCAAAAGGAGAAGCAGCTCGTCGTTTACTCAAGAAACTTGAG GAAAGAGGTATTTCATTTTCCAAGAAGAGGAAACTGGATGCTAACCAAGTAGGTGATTCCTCTTCCCTTGACATCAACCATAAGGTCAGCGACCAAGCAACTGTCAAAGATTCTTCAGCGTTAATGGTCTATAAAAGGCGAAAGACAACTGAAATGCCTCTAGCTGCTCCACCAGCTGGAGTTTCTCCTTCAGTAATTGCCAGGAAAACCTCTAGCCCCAACAATGCCGCCCCAG TCATTAAAGCAATCAACATGAAGAAAGGAGGGCCTCGATCTGCTCTTTTTGCTCTGTGCATGAAACAACAGTGGCCAAAGCCGGGCTTTAAAATAACAGAAACTCAGTCAAG AACTCCATTCACATTTGGTGAAAGCTCAACCAAGTACTTCAACAGTTTTGTCGCACAAGTAACCTTGCACATACCCAACTCCGGCGTCATTGAATGCACAGGAGATGCTAGACCTGACAAGGGGAGTTCAGAAGATTCTGCAGCCGTCGTCTTGTTTCAAGAGCTTCAACGACAGGGAAGAGTTGTAATTGCTGGGTGA